From Halichoerus grypus chromosome 6, mHalGry1.hap1.1, whole genome shotgun sequence, one genomic window encodes:
- the SLC6A15 gene encoding sodium-dependent neutral amino acid transporter B(0)AT2, with amino-acid sequence MPKNSKVVKRELDDEVIESVKDLLSNEDSADDAFKKSELIVDVQEEKDIDVEEESEVEDERPAWNSKLQYILAQVGFSVGLGNVWRFPYLCQKNGGGAYLLPYLILLLVIGIPLFFLELSVGQRIRRGSIGVWNYISPKLGGIGFASCVVCFFVALYYNVIIGWSLFYFSQSFQQPLPWDQCPLVKNASHTFVEPECEKSSATTYYWYREALNISSSISESGGLNWKMTVCLLAAWVVVCLAMIKGIQSSGKIMYFSSLFPYVVLICFLIRALLLNGSVDGIRHMFTPKLEMMLEPKVWREAATQVFFALGLGFGGVIAFSSYNKRDNNCHFDAVLVSFINFFTSVLATLVVFAVLGFKANVINEKCIAENSKMIIKFLKMGNISQDIIPHHINLSAVTAEDYHLVYDIIQKVKEEEFSALHLNSCQTEDELNKAVQGTGLAFIAFTEAMTHFPASPFWSVMFFLMLVNLGLGSMFGTIEGIITPIVDTFKVRKEILTVICCLLAFCIGLIFVQRSGNYFVTMFDDYSATLPLLIVVILENIAVAFVYGIDKFMEDLKDMLGFAPNRYYYYMWKYISPLMLLSLLIASVVNMGLSPPGYNAWIEDKASEEFLSYPTWGLVVCILLMVLAILPVPAVFIIRHCNLIDNSSGNLASVTYKRGRVLKEPVNLEGDDASLIHGKLSSEMSSPNFGKNIYRKQSGSPTLDTAPNGRYGIGYLMADMPDMPESDL; translated from the exons ATGCCGAAGAATAGCAAGGTGGTAAAAAGAGAATTAGACGATGAAGTTATTGAGTCTGTCAAAGACCTTCTTTCCAATGAAGACTCAGCTGATGATGCTTTTAAGAAGAGCGAACTAATTGTTGATGTTCAGGAAGAGAAAGATATAGATGTTGAAGAGGAATCTGAAGTTGAAGATGAAAGACCAGCTTGGAACAGTAAGCTACAATATATCCTGGCCCAAGTTGGATTTTCTGTAGGTTTAGGAAATGTGTGGCGATTCCCATACCTATGTCAAAAGAATGGAGGTG GTGCATATCTTTTGCCATATTTAATACTGCTACTGGTAATAGGTATTCCCCTTTTTTTCCTGGAACTCTCTGTGGGTCAAAGAATTCGGCGAGGAAGCATTGGTGTATGGAATTACATAAGCCCTAAACTGGGTGGCATTGGATTTGCAAGTTGTGTA gTGTGCTTTTTTGTGGCTCTCTACTACAATGTCATCATTGGCtggagtttgttttatttttctcagtcttttcaGCAACCTCTTCCTTGGGATCAGTGTCCTTTGGTGAAAAATGCTTCACACACTT TTGTAGAGCCAGAATGTGAAAAAAGTTCTGCCACCACCTATTACTGGTACAGAGAAGCCCTGAATATTTCCAGTTCCATTTCTGAAAGTGGGGGCTTAAACTGGAAGATGACCGTCTGCTTGCTGGCTGCCTGGGTTGTGGTTTGCTTGGCTATGATCAAAGGCATTCAATCTTCTGGAAAA atcATGTACTTTAGTTCTCTTTTCCCGTATGTGGTACTTATATGCTTCCTAATCAGAGCACTCCTTTTAAATGGTTCAGTTGATGGCATCCGCCACATGTTTACCCCTAAG CTTGAAATGATGCTGGAACCCAAGGTCTGGAGAGAAGCTGCTACTCAGGTGTTCTTTGCCTTAGGTCTGGGATTTGGTGGTGTCATCGCCTTTTCAAGCTACAACAAAAGAGACAACAACTGCCACTTTGATGCTGTCCTGGTgtccttcattaatttttttacatcTGTCCTGGCAACACTGGTGGTGTTTGCAGTTCTGGGCTTTAAAGCAAATGTCATAAATGAGAAATGCATAGCAGA aaattcgaaaatgatcataaaatttttgaaaatgggCAACATTAGTCAGGATATTATTCCTCATCATATCAACCTTTCAGCTGTTACTGCCGAAGATTATCATTTAGTTTATGACATCATTCAAAAAGTGAAAGAAGAAGAATTTTCTGCTCTTCATCTCAATTCCTGTCAAACTGAGGATGAGCTAAATAAA GCTGTTCAGGGGACTGGTTTAGCTTTCATTGCCTTTACAGAAGCAATGACACATTTCCCTGCATCCCCCTTCTGGTCAGTGATGTTCTTCCTCATGCTGGTAAATCTAGGGCTTGGCAGCATGTTTGGAACCATTGAAGGGATCATCACACCTATTGTGGACACTTTCAAAGTGAGGAAAGAAATTCTTACTG TTATCTGTTGTCTTTTGGCATTTTGTATCGGCCTGATATTTGTGCAACGCTCTGGAAATTACTTCGTTACAATGTTTGATGATTATTCTGCTACACTCCCTCTGCTAATTGTAGTCATTTTGGAGAATATTGCTGTAGCCTTTGTTTATGGCATAGATAA atttatggAAGACCTGAAAGATATGCTGGGGTTTGCTCCCAACAGATATTACTACTATATGTGGAAATATATTTCTCCTCTGATGCTATTATCACTGCTAATAGCTAGTGTTGTGAATATGGGATTAAGTCCTCCTGGCTATAATGCATGGATTGAAGATAag GCATCTGAAGAATTTCTGAGCTATCCAACATGGGGACTGGTTGTCTGTATCTTGCTGATGGTCCTGGCAATACTCCCTGTCCCAGCTGTCTTTATCATTCGTCACTGCAACCTAATAGACAATAGTTCTGGTAATTTAGCATCTGTGACCTATAAGAGAGGAAGGGTCCTGAAAGAGCCTGTAAACTTAGAGGGCGATGATGCAAGCCTCATTCATGGAAAGCTATCCAGCGAGATGTCATCTCCaaattttggtaaaaatatttatcGGAAACAGAGTGGATCACCAACTCTGGATACTGCTCCCAATGGACGATATGGAATAGGGTACTTGATGGCCGATATGCCGGACATGCCAGAGTCTGACTTGTAG